A window of the Virgibacillus pantothenticus genome harbors these coding sequences:
- the rph gene encoding ribonuclease PH → MRNDQRNVNSLRPITIVTDFLQHPEGSVLIQIGNTKVICNASIEDRVPPFMRGQGKGWITAEYAMLPRATEQRNIRESSKGKVSGRTMEIQRLIGRALRSVVDLDNIGERTVWVDCDVIQADGGTRTASITGAFVAVALAFNKLVENKVISKMPVTDLLAATSVGVLPDGSEILDLNYLEDSSAHVDMNIVMTGSGEFVEIQGTGEEATFTSKQLQTMLQLAEEGLLTLFEKQKEALGSITEQIDKHASTQGEEK, encoded by the coding sequence ATGAGAAATGACCAACGTAATGTCAATAGTTTACGACCTATCACGATTGTAACTGATTTTCTTCAGCATCCAGAAGGCTCTGTGCTGATTCAGATAGGAAATACAAAAGTAATCTGTAATGCAAGTATTGAAGATAGAGTTCCTCCGTTTATGCGCGGACAAGGGAAGGGGTGGATTACGGCCGAATATGCTATGCTTCCTCGTGCAACTGAACAAAGAAACATTCGTGAATCATCCAAAGGAAAAGTAAGCGGTAGAACAATGGAAATTCAACGCTTAATTGGACGCGCACTTCGATCTGTCGTTGATTTAGATAATATAGGTGAACGGACAGTTTGGGTAGATTGCGATGTGATACAAGCTGATGGAGGCACAAGGACAGCTTCCATAACAGGTGCCTTTGTTGCGGTTGCATTAGCGTTTAATAAGTTAGTGGAAAATAAAGTCATTTCCAAAATGCCAGTGACGGATCTTCTGGCAGCAACTTCAGTTGGCGTACTGCCTGATGGAAGTGAAATTCTAGACTTGAATTATCTAGAAGATTCCAGTGCTCATGTTGATATGAACATTGTAATGACAGGCTCAGGTGAGTTTGTCGAAATTCAAGGTACAGGGGAGGAAGCAACTTTTACAAGCAAACAGCTGCAAACCATGCTTCAACTTGCCGAAGAAGGCTTATTGACACTGTTTGAAAAGCAGAAAGAAGCATTAGGCTCCATAACTGAACAGATTGATAAACACGCCAGTACGCAAGGGGAAGAAAAATAA
- a CDS encoding XTP/dITP diphosphatase, translated as MKKIIIATKNKGKAKEFKELFAAYELEAISLNELDNIPDIEETGTTFKENAALKAEQIASLLSLPVIADDSGLMIDALDGRPGVYSARYAGEDKSDEANINKVLAELQSVPEEERTARFICVLAVTIPDSVTTYYTGYCHGKIAKAAVGDYGFGYDPIFIPDGYEQTMAQLTAEEKNAISHRRNAIKQLETNLKKQDLFLDNR; from the coding sequence ATGAAAAAAATCATTATTGCAACAAAAAATAAAGGGAAAGCGAAGGAGTTTAAAGAATTATTTGCTGCTTATGAACTTGAAGCAATATCCTTAAATGAATTAGACAACATACCAGATATTGAGGAAACAGGGACAACCTTTAAGGAAAACGCAGCATTAAAAGCAGAACAAATTGCTTCGCTATTATCGCTACCTGTAATCGCTGATGACTCTGGTTTAATGATTGATGCGTTGGATGGAAGACCTGGAGTGTACTCAGCACGATATGCTGGGGAGGATAAAAGTGATGAGGCAAACATAAATAAAGTATTGGCAGAATTACAATCTGTACCAGAAGAAGAAAGAACAGCGCGGTTTATTTGTGTACTTGCCGTTACCATCCCTGATTCAGTTACTACATATTATACAGGATATTGTCATGGCAAAATTGCGAAAGCAGCAGTTGGGGATTACGGCTTTGGTTATGACCCAATCTTTATCCCAGACGGCTATGAACAAACAATGGCACAGTTAACAGCAGAAGAAAAAAATGCCATTAGTCACCGTCGGAACGCTATCAAACAATTAGAAACAAACTTAAAAAAACAGGACTTATTTTTAGACAACAGATAG
- a CDS encoding metallophosphoesterase family protein has product MTKVLIVSDSHGLTTELEMIKQRHYVDAMIHCGDSELGMDDKEMAGFYTVMGNCDVDNRYPEEQTLTVNDLKFLIVHGHLHQVKRNLLHVAYRAEELGAQIICFGHTHIAGAEQQGNQLLINPGSIRLPRGRKEKTYAIMEWDVKEEIRVQFYTVDGEQLKDSSYTASLS; this is encoded by the coding sequence ATGACAAAAGTACTGATCGTAAGTGACAGTCATGGTTTAACAACAGAACTGGAAATGATTAAACAGCGCCATTATGTAGATGCTATGATTCATTGTGGGGATTCGGAATTAGGAATGGATGATAAGGAAATGGCTGGTTTTTATACTGTAATGGGTAATTGTGATGTGGATAACCGCTATCCTGAAGAACAAACTCTAACCGTTAATGACTTGAAATTTCTTATTGTGCATGGACATCTCCACCAAGTAAAGCGTAATTTATTACATGTGGCTTATCGCGCTGAGGAACTGGGAGCACAAATCATTTGCTTTGGTCATACGCATATTGCAGGTGCAGAACAGCAAGGAAATCAATTATTGATCAATCCTGGCAGTATCCGCCTGCCTCGTGGACGAAAGGAAAAAACGTATGCGATAATGGAATGGGATGTAAAAGAAGAGATTAGGGTTCAATTCTATACGGTGGATGGAGAGCAATTAAAAGACTCCAGTTATACAGCAAGCTTATCCTAA
- a CDS encoding DUF2334 domain-containing protein, whose amino-acid sequence MKEIRILDSLVGQFTDQITLVEDKVFKNGQLNMFTHVIYFGGVEKNLPDTVVNAIIDYTGNFYSIGHNAARFGDKLPLQKVNGEVLINQIEFIHHAFKQKLPDERIVYSVEIDEPASVLANGYDHTNEKTPFIITDNGNYYFAGETLYSPFAEVITESFNGFFQQLDKQIVKYLRLEDVHPKANVKQLREQADFLKGKNIPYMIAVIPVYYSETETVHLSDSPELVKTLQYMQKNGASIVMHGYKHQYRKTETGEGFEFWDVDNDRPIYQSRHSAVKLKQDFDSTEEYEAYLHEAREYERAYIEDAIMNGVQELVAHKLYPLAFEAPHYTMSQQGYEVLSKYFSAYVGQVQLTDLTWKGSFSPPYKTRPNFLHGMTLYPETLGYIERGNEESLQQMVDKIDSYSMSTKTYFSAFYHPFLGIEGLKEIVESLEKVANASWLDLKEENNVVQMNDIHIESGNGHIKVDKPFIASDYERNLIVKEVGIWAIPVTLCVMILVTIFIVKRRNSKKQGSF is encoded by the coding sequence ATGAAAGAAATACGAATATTGGATTCCCTAGTCGGACAATTCACTGACCAAATCACATTGGTAGAAGATAAAGTTTTTAAAAACGGTCAATTAAATATGTTTACCCATGTTATTTATTTTGGAGGAGTGGAAAAAAATTTACCTGATACCGTCGTTAACGCTATAATAGATTATACCGGGAATTTTTATTCAATTGGCCATAATGCGGCACGATTTGGCGATAAACTCCCTTTACAAAAAGTAAATGGAGAAGTGTTAATTAATCAAATTGAATTTATTCATCACGCTTTTAAACAAAAATTACCGGATGAACGAATTGTTTATTCAGTAGAAATTGATGAGCCTGCTTCTGTGTTGGCAAACGGGTATGACCATACCAATGAAAAAACCCCATTCATTATTACAGACAACGGCAATTATTATTTTGCTGGAGAAACGTTATATAGTCCTTTTGCTGAGGTAATAACAGAATCTTTTAACGGATTTTTTCAACAACTAGATAAGCAAATCGTGAAATATTTAAGGTTGGAAGATGTGCATCCCAAAGCAAATGTAAAACAATTAAGAGAGCAAGCAGATTTTTTGAAAGGAAAAAATATTCCCTATATGATTGCTGTTATCCCAGTTTATTATAGTGAAACAGAAACCGTTCATCTTTCGGACTCTCCTGAATTGGTGAAAACATTACAATATATGCAGAAAAACGGTGCAAGCATCGTAATGCATGGATATAAACACCAATATAGAAAAACAGAAACTGGGGAAGGATTTGAATTTTGGGATGTGGATAACGATAGGCCCATTTATCAGTCTCGTCATAGCGCTGTTAAGTTAAAACAGGATTTCGACTCAACAGAAGAATATGAAGCTTATTTACATGAAGCGAGGGAATATGAAAGGGCATATATAGAAGATGCGATTATGAATGGTGTGCAAGAATTGGTAGCACATAAGCTTTATCCTCTTGCGTTCGAAGCTCCGCATTATACGATGTCACAGCAAGGTTATGAAGTTTTATCGAAGTATTTTAGTGCTTATGTTGGGCAAGTGCAATTAACCGACCTTACCTGGAAAGGATCTTTTTCTCCACCGTACAAAACCCGTCCGAATTTTTTACACGGAATGACTTTATATCCTGAAACATTAGGGTACATAGAACGAGGGAATGAGGAATCCTTACAGCAAATGGTAGATAAGATTGATTCGTATTCAATGTCGACAAAGACTTATTTTTCCGCATTCTATCACCCTTTTTTAGGTATCGAAGGATTGAAAGAAATCGTGGAAAGCCTTGAAAAAGTGGCTAATGCTTCATGGCTCGATTTAAAGGAAGAAAATAATGTTGTCCAAATGAATGACATTCACATTGAGTCTGGCAACGGTCATATTAAAGTCGATAAGCCTTTTATAGCTAGTGACTATGAACGGAACTTAATAGTAAAAGAAGTTGGAATTTGGGCAATTCCCGTCACGCTTTGTGTCATGATATTGGTGACCATCTTTATTGTGAAACGAAGGAACAGTAAAAAGCAAGGTTCTTTCTAG
- the tnpA gene encoding IS200/IS605 family transposase — MPGHIAVRARELIRQGCEARGIIILQGSVGKAPSKIMQYLKGRSSRLLQDEFPELKKRYWGRHLWARGYFCATVGTVTEETIRNYIANQLNENKDEIFKIEE; from the coding sequence TTGCCAGGACATATAGCAGTAAGAGCAAGAGAATTGATTAGGCAAGGTTGTGAAGCGAGAGGGATAATCATCCTACAAGGTAGTGTTGGCAAAGCCCCAAGTAAAATTATGCAATATCTAAAAGGAAGGTCATCAAGATTATTACAGGATGAATTTCCAGAACTAAAGAAAAGATATTGGGGACGGCATTTGTGGGCAAGAGGGTACTTTTGCGCCACAGTTGGAACAGTAACGGAAGAGACAATAAGAAATTATATAGCCAATCAATTAAATGAAAACAAAGATGAAATATTCAAAATTGAAGAGTGA
- a CDS encoding methyl-accepting chemotaxis protein has translation METQVEINSDVLRKLVDIMPIMKELLQNENILIGVVDLEKYLYYAPGKTLDAQINIGDPFYDHDLFGQVINNRKRTIIKTPPEYGEPFKGVGVPIFDHGDMVGCVGIGISLDQEYEFLDIVHSLEELADHVQGKAHTMLSQTEELSATVQELAAQAENVEQSSGEINEVTVFINKVSEQSNLLGLNAAIEAARAGEHGRTFSVVAKEIRKMATDSSSATEKISSVLDDIMQNIEQTTEQLTDIAQAVQSQGSEAEAFSQMTEELNEMTNKLKSRVEILTNELN, from the coding sequence ATGGAAACGCAAGTAGAAATTAATTCAGACGTTTTACGTAAATTAGTCGATATTATGCCAATAATGAAAGAACTTTTGCAAAATGAAAATATCCTCATCGGTGTAGTTGATTTAGAAAAGTATTTATATTACGCTCCCGGAAAAACACTTGATGCACAAATAAACATTGGGGACCCCTTTTATGACCATGACTTATTTGGCCAAGTGATTAATAATCGCAAGCGAACAATTATTAAAACCCCTCCAGAATACGGCGAACCATTTAAAGGAGTTGGCGTCCCTATATTTGATCACGGTGATATGGTTGGCTGTGTAGGAATTGGTATTAGCTTAGATCAAGAGTATGAATTTCTTGATATTGTCCATTCATTAGAAGAGCTTGCTGATCATGTACAAGGAAAAGCGCATACTATGTTATCCCAAACAGAGGAGTTATCAGCAACCGTTCAAGAATTAGCTGCTCAGGCAGAAAATGTCGAACAAAGTTCAGGAGAAATAAACGAAGTAACAGTGTTTATCAATAAAGTTTCGGAGCAATCTAACTTGCTCGGCTTGAATGCGGCAATCGAAGCAGCAAGAGCCGGTGAACATGGACGGACTTTTTCTGTTGTAGCGAAAGAAATTCGTAAAATGGCTACTGATTCTTCCAGTGCAACAGAAAAGATAAGCTCTGTATTAGACGATATTATGCAAAACATAGAACAAACAACAGAACAATTAACGGATATTGCTCAAGCAGTTCAAAGCCAGGGGAGTGAAGCAGAAGCATTTTCGCAGATGACCGAAGAATTAAATGAAATGACGAATAAATTAAAAAGCCGTGTTGAAATTTTAACAAATGAACTGAACTAA
- a CDS encoding amidase yields MEKVMSITKLIDGYKKKEFSPVEITKQYLKRMDDIDHKLHAFITITYETALAQAKNAEDNYLKGKQLSALQGVPLSYKDLINTNGVRTTSGSKIKHSYIPNSDAYVVQKLTQAGAINLGKTNLHEFAFGITSTNPFYGAVKNPWNPDNIPGGSSGGSGAAVCANLGLASIGTDTGGSIRIPASACGVIGLKPTKGMVDTTGVQGISWTLDHVGPITQNIGDLAIIMNGLTDRLYQEHCHTQISGMRIGVPRHYFTYHIEPDILLAYQNALRQLESLGAILMEIDISSVQTASEQVFPIALAEGASIHENHLRFKLNDFGEDVRAHLEAGKSITAMDYIKALNWRKKAISEVDQALTEVDIIATPTLPVSPKQIGVEHVEIDDLQEDIFTSMTRYTRLFSLTGHPALSIPMGLDTQGMPMGLQLASKYYYEPLLIRSGYAFEQSYLTDFYEQRQRISQNL; encoded by the coding sequence ATGGAAAAAGTAATGTCCATCACCAAACTTATAGATGGTTATAAGAAAAAAGAATTTTCACCTGTAGAAATTACCAAACAGTATCTTAAAAGAATGGATGATATAGATCATAAACTTCACGCTTTTATTACAATTACTTATGAAACTGCATTGGCACAAGCCAAAAACGCAGAAGATAACTATTTAAAGGGAAAACAATTAAGCGCACTTCAAGGGGTCCCTTTATCATATAAAGATTTAATTAACACGAATGGAGTTCGTACAACAAGTGGCTCTAAAATAAAGCACAGCTATATACCGAATTCAGATGCATATGTTGTTCAAAAACTAACGCAGGCAGGGGCAATCAATCTCGGTAAAACCAATTTACACGAATTCGCTTTTGGTATTACGTCGACAAATCCTTTTTATGGTGCAGTTAAAAACCCTTGGAATCCAGACAATATCCCGGGGGGATCAAGTGGTGGATCAGGAGCTGCAGTATGTGCAAACCTAGGACTTGCTTCGATCGGAACAGATACAGGAGGATCTATTCGCATACCAGCTTCTGCCTGTGGTGTTATTGGATTAAAACCTACTAAAGGCATGGTAGATACTACAGGAGTGCAAGGAATTTCTTGGACTTTAGATCATGTGGGACCGATCACTCAAAATATAGGTGACCTCGCAATTATAATGAATGGTTTGACAGACAGATTATACCAAGAACATTGCCATACACAAATTTCAGGCATGCGAATAGGCGTGCCTCGTCATTATTTTACTTATCATATAGAACCGGATATTCTGCTTGCCTATCAAAACGCACTTCGGCAGTTAGAAAGCCTCGGTGCCATACTCATGGAAATAGACATCTCGTCTGTTCAAACAGCGAGTGAACAAGTATTCCCTATTGCGCTAGCAGAGGGGGCATCGATACATGAAAATCACCTTCGTTTTAAACTAAATGATTTTGGTGAAGATGTAAGAGCTCATTTAGAGGCTGGAAAATCGATTACTGCAATGGATTATATTAAAGCACTAAACTGGCGTAAGAAAGCTATTTCCGAAGTTGATCAAGCCCTAACGGAGGTTGACATTATTGCAACGCCAACTTTACCTGTTAGCCCTAAACAGATTGGAGTGGAGCATGTTGAAATAGATGATTTACAAGAAGACATCTTTACTTCAATGACGAGGTATACGCGTTTATTTAGCTTAACTGGACATCCAGCATTATCTATACCAATGGGATTAGATACACAAGGAATGCCAATGGGTCTTCAACTTGCCAGTAAATATTACTATGAACCACTTTTAATCCGATCTGGTTACGCTTTTGAACAAAGCTATTTAACTGACTTTTATGAGCAACGACAACGAATTTCCCAAAATCTATAA
- a CDS encoding helix-turn-helix domain-containing protein — MNIERFIEARKEKGLSQIELADGICTQATLSRFENNGHVPNLKILIKLCNRLGLPMGELFPKVGVKYTEIIEKMNKAEFFLITSEYGQSQALLETISVCKIEEPLLALRYYYLKGFVMIFQDAEITDILFNFDQILLEEEVKDSEIFRLLAYTGIGMVFSREKDQEKAEFYFNKVLERIYTYPTKEIEDTWRVLNIVFQCGVFYAEMDEFDASNALLEYAVSICSDNHVTYYLARAAIQLAKNAITQNKPQHVILELIYDARAYAKINKNHVGLKLLSDMEKEVLNQGRVSSFYI; from the coding sequence ATGAATATCGAAAGATTTATTGAAGCACGCAAAGAAAAAGGGTTATCTCAAATAGAATTAGCTGATGGGATATGCACTCAAGCCACTTTGAGTCGTTTTGAAAATAATGGTCACGTACCTAATTTAAAGATTCTCATCAAATTATGTAATCGTTTAGGTTTACCAATGGGGGAACTCTTTCCAAAAGTTGGAGTGAAATATACGGAAATCATTGAAAAAATGAATAAGGCGGAATTTTTTCTCATCACTAGTGAATATGGGCAGTCTCAAGCGTTGCTAGAAACTATATCTGTTTGTAAGATAGAGGAACCTCTTTTAGCTTTGCGTTACTACTATCTAAAAGGCTTTGTGATGATTTTTCAAGATGCTGAGATAACGGATATTTTGTTTAATTTTGATCAGATTTTACTCGAAGAAGAAGTAAAAGATTCTGAAATTTTTCGTCTGTTAGCATATACCGGAATCGGCATGGTATTTTCACGGGAAAAAGATCAGGAAAAGGCAGAGTTTTATTTTAATAAGGTTCTCGAAAGAATTTATACTTATCCTACTAAAGAGATAGAAGATACTTGGCGGGTATTAAATATCGTTTTTCAATGTGGTGTGTTTTATGCCGAAATGGATGAATTTGATGCTAGTAATGCCTTGTTAGAGTACGCTGTTTCAATTTGCTCAGATAATCACGTGACTTATTACTTAGCGCGGGCAGCCATTCAATTAGCTAAAAATGCTATTACTCAAAATAAGCCTCAGCACGTTATATTAGAACTCATCTATGACGCTCGAGCTTATGCCAAGATTAATAAAAACCATGTAGGGCTTAAACTTTTATCCGATATGGAAAAAGAAGTCTTAAATCAGGGAAGAGTAAGCAGCTTTTATATTTAG
- a CDS encoding FAD:protein FMN transferase has product MELKRRVVHLMGTVIDLSVQHELAEAILDKVIARLKEYEHRFSANDPSSELMQVNKNAGIQPVTVHPELYELIKIGKEHSCAEGSHLNIAIGPLVQTWRIGFSNARVPYNNEITELLERTNPKKIVLHDKECSVFLTEPGMLIDLGALAKGYIADLIIDFLKKAQVTSALINLGGNLVVLGPSLKPDGNWHIGIQDPLQSRDDYLAVLKIFNQSVVTSGVYERSLTQDGQTYHHIIDPQTGYPMTTDVVSLTIISDQSVDGEIWTTRLFGKTADEIIKIVNDLQGMECMVVTNKEEIFCSAALEAKIVKQAI; this is encoded by the coding sequence TTGGAGCTAAAAAGAAGAGTTGTGCACTTAATGGGGACAGTGATTGATTTATCTGTTCAGCATGAACTTGCTGAAGCAATTTTAGATAAAGTAATAGCACGTTTAAAAGAATATGAGCATCGATTTAGTGCTAACGATCCTAGTTCTGAGTTGATGCAGGTTAATAAAAATGCTGGTATTCAACCAGTGACTGTACACCCAGAACTGTACGAGCTTATTAAGATAGGAAAAGAACACAGTTGTGCTGAAGGAAGCCATTTAAACATTGCTATCGGTCCGTTAGTACAAACTTGGCGTATTGGTTTTTCAAATGCTAGAGTGCCATACAATAATGAAATTACTGAGTTGCTAGAGCGGACAAACCCTAAAAAAATCGTACTCCATGACAAGGAGTGTTCTGTTTTTCTAACTGAACCAGGGATGTTAATCGATTTAGGCGCATTAGCCAAAGGATATATTGCAGATTTAATCATTGATTTTTTAAAAAAAGCTCAGGTAACTTCTGCGTTAATTAACTTAGGTGGAAACTTGGTGGTCTTGGGCCCCTCTCTTAAGCCAGATGGTAATTGGCATATTGGTATTCAAGATCCCTTACAATCTCGCGACGATTATTTAGCTGTTTTAAAAATTTTCAATCAATCAGTTGTTACTTCAGGAGTATATGAAAGAAGCTTGACTCAAGATGGGCAAACTTATCATCATATTATTGATCCTCAAACGGGTTATCCTATGACAACAGACGTGGTTAGTTTAACTATTATTTCTGATCAATCTGTTGATGGAGAAATTTGGACTACGCGTTTATTCGGAAAAACTGCTGATGAAATTATCAAGATTGTAAATGATCTTCAAGGAATGGAATGTATGGTTGTGACCAATAAAGAAGAAATATTTTGTTCAGCAGCTTTGGAAGCCAAAATAGTTAAACAAGCAATCTGA
- a CDS encoding NADPH-dependent FMN reductase: MNKFIGLVGTNSDHSTNRKLLQFMKKHFSDKAQIELVEIRDVPMFNKPENKKLPASAQEIADKISEADGVIISTPEYDHAVPASLMNVLNWLSYGVFPFVDKPVMITGASYGTLGSSRAQAHLRQILDAPELKARIMPSSEFLLNHSLQAFDEAGNLVDEQQVETLEGLFDDFLTFVSITNQLNHAHSINREIAENFSWESI; the protein is encoded by the coding sequence ATGAATAAATTTATTGGATTAGTGGGGACAAACTCAGACCATTCTACTAATCGTAAGTTACTGCAATTTATGAAAAAACATTTTTCGGATAAAGCACAGATTGAATTGGTAGAAATTAGAGATGTGCCAATGTTCAACAAGCCTGAGAATAAGAAATTACCCGCTTCAGCTCAAGAAATAGCAGACAAAATTAGTGAGGCAGATGGTGTAATTATTAGTACACCGGAGTATGACCACGCTGTACCAGCATCATTAATGAACGTCTTAAACTGGTTGTCGTACGGGGTCTTCCCATTTGTAGATAAGCCAGTAATGATCACAGGAGCTTCATACGGAACACTAGGTTCTTCAAGAGCTCAAGCTCACTTACGACAAATTTTGGATGCGCCAGAACTAAAAGCACGTATCATGCCTAGCTCAGAATTCTTGTTAAATCATTCTCTGCAAGCTTTTGATGAAGCGGGAAACTTAGTAGATGAGCAACAAGTGGAGACACTTGAAGGATTATTCGATGATTTCTTAACTTTTGTTTCTATTACTAATCAATTGAACCATGCGCATTCAATTAATCGAGAAATAGCAGAAAATTTCTCATGGGAATCTATCTAA